In Stieleria varia, one genomic interval encodes:
- a CDS encoding tetratricopeptide repeat protein, producing MSMTLCRNCNTPFELAPSADGTLSCPKCGKRYRVAAEHKSPSQSSTTADPVPSEPDGASDQNWNVELPTTASSQPDHAGPGFAPLAKVQTPMVQIDISDSSSDAAKSRTWIPIAIGAAVLTGALLIGWLALRSSNSNSVAEKDSQADQRSAASVDRDREAQDVGADSGVLDLSDLTALDSLETLGADATDTTSQRDTSGNAYRWPADVSLMQIPAGQIATLDGVIQTELTDTGFGAITLLLPTPPGTHQLQTSSEQSGREVRSSGFLAYYQQQRKRFAGVEGLDLEKLSVEYVKERGWFREPILPHLIGDAYWQQGETDSAVRFWQAAVRVSPGFAPSHLNLAYAASQSGESAVAVRELHHASALNVQDTYSISTHLIRLQRDLESESVTIGSMRYSPLDYLPSFPSDTKSQRVLDVLLTLRDLATSSEDKAACINNIGVYLQHELKQPGAAVNYFLQARQEFNPDNAASESFVLKTILNNLSESAETAGFADATLYRRLAVQSP from the coding sequence ATGAGCATGACATTGTGCCGAAACTGCAACACTCCCTTTGAGTTAGCACCGTCAGCCGACGGAACGCTGAGTTGCCCAAAATGCGGCAAGCGATACCGTGTGGCGGCGGAGCACAAATCGCCATCACAATCAAGCACAACGGCCGATCCAGTTCCCAGTGAACCCGACGGCGCGAGCGACCAGAATTGGAACGTTGAATTGCCAACCACCGCATCGTCTCAGCCCGACCATGCCGGCCCTGGGTTCGCTCCATTGGCGAAGGTGCAAACGCCGATGGTTCAGATCGACATCAGCGACTCGTCCTCTGATGCCGCGAAATCGCGAACGTGGATTCCCATCGCCATTGGTGCTGCCGTGTTGACTGGTGCGCTATTGATCGGTTGGCTGGCATTGAGGAGTTCCAACTCAAATTCGGTTGCGGAAAAGGACTCGCAGGCGGACCAGCGTTCTGCTGCTTCGGTCGATCGCGACCGCGAAGCCCAAGACGTCGGCGCGGATTCTGGAGTCTTGGACCTCAGCGATTTGACCGCACTGGATTCCCTGGAAACCCTCGGAGCCGATGCGACGGACACGACATCGCAGAGAGATACCTCCGGCAACGCTTATCGCTGGCCGGCGGACGTTTCCCTGATGCAGATTCCCGCTGGACAAATCGCGACTTTAGATGGTGTGATTCAAACGGAATTGACCGACACAGGATTTGGCGCGATCACATTGCTGCTGCCGACGCCTCCGGGAACGCATCAACTGCAAACCAGCAGCGAACAATCGGGGCGTGAGGTTCGATCCAGCGGATTCTTGGCGTATTATCAACAGCAACGAAAGCGATTTGCTGGCGTGGAAGGGCTGGACTTAGAGAAACTCTCCGTTGAGTATGTGAAGGAGCGCGGATGGTTTCGCGAGCCGATTCTACCGCACTTGATTGGTGACGCGTATTGGCAACAAGGCGAGACCGACTCGGCTGTCAGATTTTGGCAAGCAGCCGTCCGCGTGTCGCCCGGATTTGCACCATCGCACCTGAATCTCGCCTACGCCGCGTCCCAGTCTGGTGAGAGCGCCGTGGCCGTCCGTGAACTGCACCATGCGTCGGCCTTGAACGTCCAGGACACGTACTCAATTTCCACACACCTCATTCGACTTCAGCGAGACTTAGAATCAGAGAGTGTCACGATCGGCAGCATGCGATACTCACCGCTGGACTATCTGCCCAGTTTCCCATCTGACACCAAGTCTCAACGTGTTTTGGATGTTTTGCTGACACTGAGAGACTTGGCCACCTCATCGGAGGACAAAGCCGCATGTATCAACAACATTGGCGTCTATCTGCAACATGAACTCAAACAACCCGGAGCTGCCGTCAACTACTTTTTGCAAGCCCGTCAGGAATTCAATCCCGACAATGCTGCCAGCGAATCGTTTGTATTAAAAACGATCCTGAACAACTTAAGTGAAAGCGCCGAGACTGCGGGATTCGCAGACGCAACGCTATATCGCCGGCTCGCAGTACAATCCCCATAG